The genome window TTGCGATGCCCACCGAAATTCCTCCTTTGGAGTACCCCACTGGAGCACCCCGATCTGAGCATATTGGGGAACGGGAATCGGGCGCAGGACCTTGTATTGGAGGATGTATGACCGAGATCCCAAAACGTGGCCACTTCATCGGCGGCCAGGAGCGCGTTCCGGACGGCGCGCAGACATTCGAAACCCGGAATCCGGCGACCGGCGCGGTGTTGGCCACCGTGACCGAAGCCGACGGCGCGATCGTCGATCAGGCCGTGGCCGATGCCCAACGGGGCTTTCTGGAATGGTCGGCGCTTTCCGGCGCCGAGCGCGGGCGGCGGTTGTGGCAAGCGTCACGGATTGTCAGGGACCGGCGCGACAAGTTGGCCCGGCTCGAAGTTCAGGATACCGGCAAGCCGATCGCCGAAGCCCCCGAGGCCGATATCGACAGCTGCGCGGATTGCATCGAATATTTCGCCGGGGCGGCCAGCAAGATCGAAGGCCGGCATATGGATCTGGGCGGCGACTTCGCCTATACGCGCCGGGAACCGCTAGGCGTTTGCGCGGGCATCGGGGCCTGGAACTATCCGATCCAGATCGCCGGCTGGAAATCGGCGCCGGCTCTCGCGGCCGGCAATGCGATGGTCTACAAGCCGTCGGAAATGACGCCGCTGACCACTCTGGAGCTGGCGAATATCTACATTGAGGCGGGCGTGCCGGCCGGTGTGTTCAACGTCGTACAGGGGACTGGCGCTGTCGGCAGTGCCCTAGCCAGCCATCCTGGAATCGCCAAGGTTTCGTTCACCGGATCGGTCCCAACCGGCCGGCGCGTCATGGCGGATGCCGCAGAAACGCTCAAGGACGTGACGATGGAACTGGGCGGCAAATCGCCGCTGATCGTCTTCGACGATGCCTCGATCGAGGATGCCGTCAACGCGTCGATGCTGGCGAATTTCTATACCCAGGGTGAAATCTGCACCAACGGGACCCGCGTCTTCCTTCAGGAGGGCATCGCCGACGCCTTCCTGGAACGGCTGCTGGAAAAGACCGCGCGCCTCAGGATAGGCGATCCCGGCGACCCGGAAACCGACATCGGGTCGCTTATCAGCCCGACGCATATGGGCAAGGTGCTCGATTTCATCAATGGCGGTGTCGCGGCGGGCGCAAAGCTTCTCTGCGGCGGCAAACAGGTGACGACGCCGCCGCTCGACAAGGGCAGCTTTGTCGAGCCGACCGTGTTCGACGGCTGCACCGACGACATGCATCTGGTCCGCGAGGAAATATTCGGGCCGGTCATGTCGGTGCTGCGCTTTTCCGACGAAGCCGAGGTCGTGCGGCGCGCCAACGGTACCGATTTCGGTCTGGCGGCCGGGGTCTTCACGGCGAACATCCAGCGTGGCCATCGCATGGCTGCCGCACTCAAGACCGGGACCTGCTGGATCAACAGCTACAATCTGACACCGATCGAGATGCCGGTGGGCGGGGTGAAGCAATCCGGGATCGGCCGCGAGAATTCGATGGTCGCGATCGACCACTATACACAGCTCAAAAGCGTCTATGTCGCTATGGGGCCGGTCGAGACACCGTATCGCTAACCCGCATATCGGGCACCGACAAGAAACGCCGAGTGAAGAACAGGGGACAGGCAGAAGATGGGAATCGAGCGTATATTGACGTCATTGGGCGTGGACGTTGCCACGCGCCGCGCCGCGCCGGGTTCGGCGGCACCGGTCACGGTCCGGTCGCCGATCGACGGATCGGAACTGGCGACCCTGGCAGGGCAGACAACCGCCGACTGCGACCGCGCCATCGCCAATGCCGTTACGGCCTTTTCATCCTGGCGCGCGGTTCCCGCTCCCCGGCGTGGCGAACTGGTGCGCCTTCTCGGCCAGGAACTGCGTGACCACAAGGAAGAACTGGGCACGCTCGTCACCTACGAGAACGGAAAGATCTATCAGGAAGGGCTGGGCGAAGTTCAGGAGATGATCGACATCTGCGACTTCGCTGTCGGTCTGTCACGCCAGCTCTACGGTCTGACCATCGCATCCGAACGGCCCGGCCATTCGATGCGCGAGACATGGCATCCCCTCGGCCCGATCGGCATCATCACGGCGTTCAATTTTCCGGTTGCCGTCTGGTCGTGGAACACGGCCATCGCGCTCGTCTGCGGCGATCCGGTCGTCTGGAAGCCGTCGGAGAAGACACCGCTGACAGCGCTGGCCTGCGAGGCGCTGCTGCGCCGCGCCATGATGCGCCTGGGCGGCGATGCGCCCGACGGTTTGCTGAGCGTCCTGATTGGCGGCGCCGATCTGGGCGAACGACTGGCTGACAGCCCGGCACTGCCGCTGATCTCCGCAACCGGTTCGACCCGCATGGGCCGGGCGGTGGCGCCGCGCGTCGCCGGTCGTCTGGGCCGCACGGTGCTGGAACTCGGTGGCAACAACGCCATGATCGTTACGCCCAGCGCGGATATCGACATGGCCGTGCGGGGTATCGTGTTCGGTGCGGTCGGCACCGCCGGCCAGCGCTGTACGTCGCTCAGACGCCTGATCGTTCACGACGATGTTTATGACGTCCTGTTGCCAAAACTGATTGCTGCCTATCGGTCCATCCGGATCGGCGATCCGCGGATGGCCGAGACGCTGGTCGGGCCGCTGATCGACCAGTCGGCCGCCGATGCCATGGACAAGGCGTTGCAGCAGGCGGCGGCCGAGGGCGGGGTCGTGCACGGCGGCGGGCCGGCCGACGACGTTCCGGCCGGTGGCGTCTATCGCCGCCCCGCTCTGGTCGAAATGCCGGAACAGAACGCTCTTGTCCGCGACGAGACCTTTGCCCCGATCCTTTATGTACTGCGTTATCGCGATTGGGAAACTGCGCTTCATCTGCAGAACGACGTGCCCCAGGGGCTGTCGTCCTGCGTGTTCACCACGGATGTGCGGGAAGCCGAATCCTTCCTTTCACCGACCGGCAGCGACACCGGGCTGGCGAATGTGAATATCGGTCCGTCCGGCGCCGAGATCGGCGGCGCATTCGGCGGCGAGAAGGACACCGGCGGCGGCCGCGAAAGTGGCTCGGACGCCTGGAAGGCCTATATGCGCCGCCAGACCGCAACCATCAATTACAGCCGGGAACTGCCCTTGGCCCAGGGTGTGCGGTTCGACTTCTGAGGCGGGCCGACGCACTGTCAACGCTCTACCGGAACGTGTATATCCCGGACGGCGCCTCCGCGCCTCCGGGGCCGGGTTGAAGGATTGACGTTGCCGCCGATCGTGGTTCGGGATCGACCGTTGCCTTGCACTTTAACTGGCAGAGTCGCACAGTCTCCTGCGCCTTCGCCCCTGCGGTGCCGGCACCGCATCTTCGCTATAGCCTCGGAGGGGTCATGACCGGGACGACTGTATTCCTGCCCAAGCATATCATGCGACTCTGCGCGATCGGAACGCTTCTGCAGGAGGGCCAAATGACCTATCGCGCGCTTGCGGAATCCGTGCGCGATTTCTCGGCCCATCTGGTGGGGCCGTCGCTTGATCTGATGGGGTCGTCGATGGAGGTCCTGCGCTACGAGGGGCTGATTGCCACCGTCGGCCAGACGGATCTGCAATCGCCGTCCAATGCGGAGTCCCTGCTGCATGTGACCGCTCATGGCACGGATGAGTTCGTCAACCTGATGACGACGCCGACCGAATTGACGGTCGGTGATCAGACCAAGCTCGTGATTACGCTGAAAGTACGTTTCCTTCATCTGCTGCCGCCGGAAACCCGGAGCCGGCAGGCCGAGGAACTGGCTGACCACTACGAGGGCGCGCTGACGCGCCTCAGAACACTGAACGGTCTGTACGAGCGGGAGCCGGGTCACCTTTCGGATTGGCTGGCGCATGATATCGCGCAGATGGAACGGCGGCTGGACTGGTTCCGGGCGTTGGCCGACAGCGTGGCGGGCGACAGGTCAGCAGCCGCCACGGATCGCGACGGTTCATGACGTCATGATCCTCCAGATCGTCCTGATCGTGGCGCTGATCGCCGTCCTGTTCCCGAAATTCCGGCGCCGGTTGAAGGGCTTTACCGGTCTGGTCTTCGCCGCCGTGCTGCTTTTCATCTTTGTGGCCACGCTCGCGCAATAAGGCGCCCCGTTCCCGTTCCCGTCAGCCGCCGCGCGGGCGATGGACTCAAGAATCCAAATGCGTTAGGTTGTCTCCCATTAATACAACTTAAACGAACGGAAACCATGATAGCGGTTGGCTCAGCCATCCCTGAAAGGAGATTCTATGTTCAGTACCACACGTTTTGCGACCATGTCCCTTGCTGCAGTGCTCGCTTTTGGAATCGGGGCGCCGGCCAGCGCCGGTACCGATTTCGGCAGCCATGAAGACGTCATGGAAATCCTGCCGGATCTCGTCGCCTTTACCCAGGAGAACGGATCCGACGCCGCGATCGCGGCAATGGACGACCCCGATCACCGCTTTGGCGCCACCTCTGTCGGCCTCATGATCTGGGTGGATGGCAGCATGGGGATGCACAACAAGTACCCCGACCTCGCAGGTATCGATTTCAGTCAGTTGCAGGACCTGAGAGGCAACTATGTGATCGAGGAATTTACTGCAGCCGCTGAAGCTGGCGGTGAATACTCGCTAAATTACTGGCCGCATTACGACGATGAAACGGAATATGAGTATCACTGCTATTCAACGTGGGTCGAAGAGCCGGACATCCTGGCGACAGGCTGCCGTTGATTGGTTGGTATGCCGCCGTTTCGGAGGTGACCTCCGGCCGGCACACCACCAGGACCTGGTGATCATCTGAATCAGCTTGTCACAATATGCGGCGGATCCCCTTTTATGGGGATCCGCCGTTTCGTTATCTTGCGGTCCGTCGTGGCGGCGGTTTCATCGTCGATCCGCCGCATCTCAGGCCTTCATGGGCAGCCAGCCCGTCGCCGGAAGCCCCAGCTTTTTGACCAGCACCTCTTCCGTCGTCTGCAAAGCGCCTTCGACCCATCCCTGCTGATTTGAATAGGCCTCACCGCAAACATAGACGGGCATATCGTCGAACGGCTTAAGCATACCGGCTTTTACTTCCCAGGACCGTGCACCGATATTCCAGCTGTTCCAGCCGCCGCCGAACGGCTCGGCCGACCAGTTCGCATAGGCCGCGACATAGGGTTCGGGTATGTAGTTGATAGCGTGGATGCTGCGCAACTGATCCTGGACGGTGCGGACCATGTTGGTGATCGAAAGGTCCTCGTGATTGCGCAGGTCGATGATGCCCGCCAGGCTTCCGTGCCTGTTTCCGGTCAGTGGAACCCAGAAGTTTTTCTCCCGACCATCACAATAGCTGGCCATCATCAGAGAGTTCTGGTCGTCGTTGGTTATCCCGCCGGTGGACTCCGGCGTATCATTGAAGAAGCCGTCATAGTTCGACCCCCAATAGTAGATCTGCCGCAGCGACAGATCGGTAACGGTCTGACCGGCCTTCATACCGAGCTGGCGCCACCAGGGATACGGATAGCCCATGAACAGTTTGAACATCGGCAGCGAGGTTACCGATGTCGTCATTGAGACGAAGTGGCTGGTCCGGGGCATGGACAGGCGGTCGAGAGACCGTTTCGGCATGGCCAGTACGAGATGTTCAGCGGTGAGCGACTCTTCGTCGGCTAGATTGAGTCTGACGCCGGCGTAAGGTGAATCCAGCGGCTCCCAGCCTTTGACCTCCTGTTGCCGGAACGTTATGCCCTTGTCGATCGCCTCCTTCAGCAATCGTTTGGGCAGAGCGTCGAAACCTGCTCTGATCGAAGTAAAAGCCGCGCCCGCGCAGAAATCCGCGACGAACCAGGGAATCGCATCGGCGGCATTCCAGTTGCCCACAGTCGTATTATAGCCACAGGCAGTATGGACAAATCGATAGGCCTCGGGCGAAAGAACCCGTTCCAACAGATTCCACAGCCCTAATGTGTAAAGTGGTTGTCCGTCGACCATGAAGGTCCGCTTGATTTCTTCCCATTCGTCCTCTGATTTATAGACTGCGTCGGGAACGATGCAGTTGAGGGCATGGGTCAGCAGGGATAGCGGGTCGCGCCCACGCTCCAGGGGGGCAAGATCGTAAGGTACCTTGGACTCGTCCTTCAGATCGGGCGTTCGCAGATACTTGTTGCGGACATAGGCCATGTTGTTTCTCGAGTCGACCGCAAAGGGGACCGTCTCGAAATTGACCGGATCGCGTTGCTGCAGATCCAGCACCAGGTTGGTCACCATCGGCTGGGATGTCAGATATCGCATGCCGCCCAGTTCCGCGCGGCGGACACCGCCAAGGCCCGGAAGGGCTACCGATTTCAGGCGCCCACCGATTTCAGGCAACATTTCGAACAGGGCGATCCGCGATGGGTCGACGGCGCCGGACATGGCCAGACGCCAGGCGGCGAACGTACCGGCGACACCGCCGCCCACTACGACATGAGAAAAATCGGTCCGATTCATGTATGTGTCCTTGCATGTGTTCAGAAAGGGCCATGCGTTCAGAAAGGGCCTGTTGGTGTTGGATGCCGGTTCCACCGGGAAAAAGGCTTTTCCGCCTCATGCGGGCGCGCCAACACCTTTCGCGGCTTTATCCGGGCTCACGACCCAGGCTCTCGACCCAGGCTCATGGATTCCGCTGAGCGGCGAACACGGCCGCCTCGACGAGTGTCGCGCCGAGCATTGGCGTTACGCCCAGCCGCCCGAAGCCGTTGGCGCCAAACCATTCGGCATAAGCCATAACCATCGCGCGATCCTGGAGCCCCGCATCATCGAATCGCGTCGTCTGCACAACCTGAACGCTGTCGATCTCGCTCGATTGGGTGACGTAGAATGGCGTTGTGTCGACCAGTTGCAGTTCCTGGCGTTTGGCAGCTGCACGCTCCAGGTTCCGGCCGAGATCCGCATACCAGGTTTGGGTAAGCTCGCCGATGAGCAACCATCCGAACGGGCTGTGCCGGAATTGCGGATCGGCTGGCGGGTGGACGAAGGAAGCGATCGTTTGCGGCGCATCGTCGACCGTCAGCACGGGGATCGGACTGAACGATGACCATTCCTGGCCGGCCATCCACAAGGAATAGGCGACGATGGTCTGCGTGCTGCCCAGACTGTGGTCGCCGGCGGCGCCAGTCCATTCCTTGGGCGGCGGCGTGCTGAGGAATTGGGTAAAGCTGTACTGGGCCTGAGAAAAATAGAGCCCGAGGTCCGTTTCGCCCGCCAGACCGGGCAGAATCGGTCGGATGCCGAGTTGCTGGAATTTTACCCGCATGTCGTTGAGGTTCTGGCGGAAACATCGGTCCCAGCCAGGGGTGAGCTTCCCGGGAATGAACCAGCCTCTGTGGGTATAGCCCATTCCGGCTTCCCGCCCGTCAGCGCCAGATTGAGAATCGATCCGCATGCCGCCCCCCTGCCATATTTCCGATAGGTCAACGCATCATCTGATGTGCGATATACAACCTAAAGTAGCTATAAATCATTAAAAAGCAACTAATAGGAAAGATAATTTTCTCCCATATGAATGTGACGTTTTGTCCATCCGGCCGTTGGGCCCGACAACGTTTGCGTCGAACTCATCCAGCGGCGTGAGAAGGGTGCCGGTGTTTCGCAGTCACAGCTCTTACGGAGGGATGAATTCGGAGGCCCCGGTTCTATGTCATGAGAATTATGCCGGGGGCGTAGGGTCGGTGGACAGTGCGCCGACAGGATCATGGCAACAGCAGAAGGGAGAGTCCGCAATGTCGACACGGTTCACCATCGCGCATGGAGTAGCGGCCGCTGCTGTCCTCGCGCTTCATAGCGGGGCCGCTGCGGCCGACGCGGCCCGGACTTTCAGCGCGGGAGATTATGAGGTTAGGGCGGTGACGGTGGTTGACGGGCTTGAACACCCGTGGAGCATGGCTTTCCTGCCCGACGGCGCTGTTCTCGTCACCGAAAGGCCCGGCCGCCTCAGGATCGTGCGCGACGGCAGACTTGCCCCGGAGCCCCTTTCGGGCGTCCCCGAGGTCGTTGCGTCGGGGCAGGGCGGGCTTCTCGATGTCGTTCTTCACCCCGATTTCGAGGCCAATTCGCTGGTATATCTGAGCTACGCGGCCCAGGGACCCGGTGGAGCGACAACCGCCATTGCCCGCGGGCGGTTCGACGGCGAGGCGCTGGTCGATACGTCAACGATCTTCATGGCAGAGGCCGAAGGGGCAACAGGCCGTCATTTCGGCGGCCGCATGGTGTTCGATCCCGACGGGTACCTCTACCTCACTATTGGCGACAGGGGGGAAATGGACCGCGCCCAGGACACGGGCGATCATGCGGGCACCACATTGCGCCTTCGCGACGACGGTAGTGTTCCGGAGCAAAATCCGTTCGTTGATGACGAGGCTGCGCTGCCGGAGATATTCACCTTTGGCAATCGCAATGGACAGGGGCTGGCCGTTCATCCTGACACCGGGGCCGTCTGGCAGCACGAGCATGGCCCCCGGGGCGGTGACGAGATCAACGTCCTGCGCGCCGGATTGAACTATGGTTGGCCCGAGGTGACGTATGGCATCGGCTATAGCGGCGGGCAGATTGCTGAATCGGCGACCGGGCCGGGATTCGAGCCGCCGCTCAAGCACTGGACACCGTCAATCGCGCCGTCGGGCATGGCCTTTTACACCGGCGACGTTTTCCCGGTGTGGCAGGGCGATATCTTCGTCGGTGCTCTTGCCGGCCAGCATCTGGCGCGCGTGTCCTTCGACGGAACGCAGGAAGTCGGGGAAGAGCAGATGATGACCGATTTCGGCTGGCGGATCCGGGCGGTCACCCAGGGGCCGGACGGTCACCTTTATCTGCTTGTCGATGCCGCCGACGCACCGATGGTTCGCCTGGAGCGGGCCGATCCCTGATCAAGGTCTCACCGGCGATCAGTACAGGTGCTGTCCGCCGGTGACGAAGATCTCGGTACCGGTGACATAGGCGCTGTCGCTCGTGCACAGCCAATAGATCACCGACGCGACGTCCTGGGGCACACCCAGCCGATTCAACGGTATCCGGGGCAGCAGCATGGCGGTTTCAGGCGACAGCATGGCGGTTTCAATCTCGCCCGGCGCGACAGCGTTCACCCGGACGCCGATCTCGCCGAGTTCGACGGCCATCTCGCGGGTCAGGGCGGACAGCGCCGCCTTGGACGTCGAATAGGCGGAACCGGCGAACGGATGGCTTGCGTGGCCGGCGATCGAGGTGACATTGACGATCGCGCCGGGTCCTTTGGCCAGAGCCGAAGCGAATCCTCGTGCCAGTTCGATCGGTGTGAAGAAATTCAGCTCGAAGACCCGCCGCCATTCGTCGATGTCGCCATTCAGGCACCCCAGGCGTTCCTTGTACGGCGTTTTGGGCGACATACCGGCATTGTTGATCAACGCACCCAAAGCCCCGTCATCCAGCAGCGTCGTCGCGCGTTTGATGAACGACGCACGGCTTTCCGCGTCGCCGAGATCGGCCGTGATGTGGTGGGTCCAGTTGGGGTCGCGCTGACATTCCGCCGGGACGTCTTCGCGGCTTGCGGTAATGATTCGCCAGCCAGCATCGGAAAACCGCTTGACGGTGGTATGACCGATCCCGCGGCTGGCGCCGGTGAGGATAACGGTCGGTCGGGTATTGCTGCGATCGCTTGTCATGCGTGGAAGATAGGCGTTCGCATTGCTGACGGCCATAGGGCCAATAGTCTCGCGGGTCAGAAATGTTCAAGCTTCCGCGGCCGGCGGCGCATCAAGCCGCGCGGCCGCTGGTTCTGGCGGTTTATTTTTTTCTCAGAGCGGCGGGCGCAATGGTCGATACGCGCGTGATCCGAAATGGCAACTGCTCTTCATCATGTTCAGTGATGGTTATGTAGTCGCCTTCAACGAGGATGTGACGGTCGAGCGCGAAGATCGGCTCGTCGATATCCTCCTCCATGCCATCATAATGGAACACCCATCGGCCGCCGCGGGTGCGGCGAAGATGCCCGTGCTGATCGTCTTCGCCCGGCCAGAAGCGGCGCACCGTGCAATAGGGCGCATCGTCGGCCCAGGAACTGCTGTCGAGATGGCCATCCTCGGTCAACGGTGCCACGAAATCATAGCCGCGATCCTGACTGCCGTTGGGAAAGTCATGAGTGCGCGCCAGTTCGAGTCTGATCCGCTTCAGCGGCATGACGTGGTCCTTTCCCGGTTTCCGATCGGCCCAGTGTACGCGGTCTGGTCTTAATGCGCTATCAGCACGGGTATGGTGGCGTTGGAGAGGACATGATTGGTGACGCCGCCCAGGATCATCTGGCGCCACCGGCTGTGGCCGTAGCCGCCCATGATCAGAATACCGGCACCCAGATCCGTCGCGCGTGACAGTAGGGCAGCGCCAACCGCCCGCCCGCCGGCGTCGACGCTCTGGCTCTGTGCTTCGATGCCGTGCCGTGCCAGATTGTCGACGATGCGCTCGCCTGCGTCGGCCGCCGTCTTGTCCGTGCCGGCCGTCAGGATGTGAACGGCTTCCGCACCCGTCAGCAGCGGCATACCGCCGGCCAGGGCGTGAGCGGCCTGCGGTGTGGGGCTCCATGCAACCGCAAGGGACCCGTTCAGTCTGTCGGGAACGGTCGATGGAACGATCAGAAGTGGACGGCCCGTCCCGATCAGCGCTTCTTCGATGGTCAGTAGAGGCTGCGGACTGTCCTTTTCCCCGGCGCGATCCAGCACGATTACATCGGCGGTGATGCCCGCCCTGACGACGACGTCGTCCTCGCGCCCTTCCATTTCCCGAAACTGGTAGCTGGGTTTGCCCGGACCTGGTGCGGCGTCGTGCGCGATCAGGCCGATATCCTGCACCATCGCCATAGCGGATTCTTCGGCAACAGATTTACGGCGGTCGGTTTCCGACCGTGCCGCGGAGACCAGGTGTTCGATGACGCTGGCGGATACACCCTCGCCGGTCGTCGGGACGAGATCGATGGCCCGCGGCCGGGCGAAAACGATATCCACATGACCGTTGAAAAGCACGGCCAACGCGCCCGCAGCCTTGAGCGTCGGGGCATCGCCATCGTCGCCAGAAACCAGGGCGAGTATTGATTTATATGCCGGTGAATGCGTCATAGCGGCTGTCCTCCTCTTGCGGCGGCGAAAAGCACGACCGGAATCATGCCCGCCGTGACGGCGTTCCCGTCTTCGACCTAGACCCCATCTTCGATGAAATCTGTTGAATTATCGTACCCATAGTAGAGCGCTGGTGCATTGACATGTGTCAATGCACCATCCGGGGATCGGCAAGCCGCGCAGTCCGACTATTTATCATCAGCCGTATTGCCGTGCCGCACGATCGCCAGGGCGCGATCGGCGACGGTCTCCAGCGGATTGTCCGCCGCCACGACATTCCATGCGATGTCGCCGAGATCGTACTGCGTCTGCCGTTCGACGACCGCTGCCGTCGCATCCGAGGCATCCCCCTTTCGTGAGGTGACGCGCGTTTTGAGCAAGTCGGCGTCGGCCGTCAGCCAGATACCCACGAATCGCCGTGGGCCGGATGCCTGCTCGAACTGTGCACGCTCTTCGGGCTTCGCGGCGACGGCGTCCAGGATCACGCTGTGGCCTGCTTCTGAAATCCTTGCTGCCGTCGCTGCCATTTCATCATAGATACGTGTGCTGACGTCCGGCGTGTACCACGAAGGGTCGAGCGGCTGCGTCTCGGCAACACCGGCAAGGCGCTTTCGGATGACGTCCGAGCGCAGGACGACCGCGCCGGGGACCGCCCCGATATAAGGTGCGATCGCATTGGCGACCGATGTCTTGCCGGTACCGGACAAGCCGCCAACAGCGATCATGACCGGCTCGGGCGGCTGCAGATATGTGACGGCCCGGCGAAGATAGTCGGCCGCTTCGACGCGTTTCCGCTTGGCGGCGCCGGCGTCGGTTTGCGCGTCGGCGGCGCTGATGCCGATTTTTGCCCGTACGGCGGCGCGCATGGAAAGAAACAGCGCCAGCGGCTGGACGGCGCCGTAATCGCCCGACAGATCCAGAACGCGGTTCAGAAAGACGTTGGCACCGCCGAGCAGGCCGAACCGGTCGAGGTCCATTAATAGAAATGCGTTGTCATAGGCGGTGTCTATGGTGGCGAGATCATCATCGAATTCCAGCGCGTCGAACAACAGTGGGCCGTCATCTGTGGCGACGACGTTCCCCAGATGCAGGTCGCCGTGACAACGGCGCACATGGCCCTCGGCCGCGCGGCGTTCCAGGTGATCCTCAAGGCGCTCAAGGTGGTCGCGGGACAGGATGGCCAATTGGCTGCGTTGCTCGGCGTCCAAAGTATCGCACCCGGCCAGTTCATCGATATTGCCATCGATCACCGAGCGGACGGCGTCGTATTGGCGTGTTCGTGCTGGAGGTTCGCTGTCGTGAAAGCTGTGGACCCGGTCGGCCAGTTGCTTCAGCAATGCCGGCGCCAATTCGCCGTTCGCCGCCAGTCGGGAGAGCAGGCGGGACTCGTCGAACCGGGACATGACGACAACCCACTCGACGCAGTCCGTACGAGCGGAGTCGCCGTTCGGCTCAATAGGCCCGTTCTGGCCCACTTCCGTCTGGAGATCGCCGAGGCGCAAGCCGTCGGCATCCTCCAGGACCGGCATCAAACCCCGGTAGATTTCCGGCGCTGTGCGGCGATTGAGTCGTATTTCTGCGGCTGCGGCGCGGGCCCTGGCCCCAAGGGTGGAAAAATCCATATAGGGGAATGCTATGCGCCGCTTGATCTTGAAGACCGTCTTGCGCCCGAGCAGGACCAGTGCGCCATGGGTGTCGATCCGCTCCGGCTCGCCCCCCTCTGTCGCGAGCACCGACGTTAGCAGGTCGACGACGCGCGGATCGACATCTTCACCGGCGTCGGTGTCCGGCTCCGGGGCGCGGCGATTCGAACCGGCCCCGCCATTGGGCCACGACTGGCTCATACTGGTGTCCTCCGGTGTTGGTCCAGCGATGCTCAGTTCCGGGACGGCGGCAAATCCATTTCCATAATGGCCATGTGGAAGTCGTAGGAGACCTCGTCGTCCTCGTCGTCCTTGAACACAACACCGATGAACTCTTCGCCGATCATCACTTCTGCGCTGTCATCCTTGGTGTTGCGCATCACCACGGATAGCTGCGGCACGTTGAATTTCGAGCGTAAGTAATCTTGTATTCGGACGACCTCGTTCTGGGTCACGGCGCTCTCCATCTATCGTTTTCGAGTGGTGAATATTCAAGTAGTGAACAGTCGTCATGTCGTTCGTCTGTCTCCGACAGCCATGCGGTGTTCCGATGGCCGATCGGATGGGCCGTGCGATCCCGCCATTTGAGATTGGTATCCTCGTAACGGAACGCAAGCGAAAGCCGCTTCGTGGCGCCGACGGCACGAAGGGCGGCATAAGGGCGCAGCCATAGCAGCGGGCGAACGGCCGGTCAAACCGGGCGGCAACTGCCGGTCCGATTATTTCCGGATCACACGCAGGGCGTTACACGCCGGGAATCACACAAGCGAATCGAGTGTCTGGCGGACGATCTGCACGATCTCGTTCTCGAATCGGTTGTCCAGAGCGGGCGAGGGATCGCCGGGGACGGCGCCGGCATTGAGGACGGTCCGCAGCTCGATGACGGTTGTCGGCACGTAC of Fodinicurvata sp. EGI_FJ10296 contains these proteins:
- the betB gene encoding betaine-aldehyde dehydrogenase, with protein sequence MTEIPKRGHFIGGQERVPDGAQTFETRNPATGAVLATVTEADGAIVDQAVADAQRGFLEWSALSGAERGRRLWQASRIVRDRRDKLARLEVQDTGKPIAEAPEADIDSCADCIEYFAGAASKIEGRHMDLGGDFAYTRREPLGVCAGIGAWNYPIQIAGWKSAPALAAGNAMVYKPSEMTPLTTLELANIYIEAGVPAGVFNVVQGTGAVGSALASHPGIAKVSFTGSVPTGRRVMADAAETLKDVTMELGGKSPLIVFDDASIEDAVNASMLANFYTQGEICTNGTRVFLQEGIADAFLERLLEKTARLRIGDPGDPETDIGSLISPTHMGKVLDFINGGVAAGAKLLCGGKQVTTPPLDKGSFVEPTVFDGCTDDMHLVREEIFGPVMSVLRFSDEAEVVRRANGTDFGLAAGVFTANIQRGHRMAAALKTGTCWINSYNLTPIEMPVGGVKQSGIGRENSMVAIDHYTQLKSVYVAMGPVETPYR
- a CDS encoding aldehyde dehydrogenase family protein produces the protein MGIERILTSLGVDVATRRAAPGSAAPVTVRSPIDGSELATLAGQTTADCDRAIANAVTAFSSWRAVPAPRRGELVRLLGQELRDHKEELGTLVTYENGKIYQEGLGEVQEMIDICDFAVGLSRQLYGLTIASERPGHSMRETWHPLGPIGIITAFNFPVAVWSWNTAIALVCGDPVVWKPSEKTPLTALACEALLRRAMMRLGGDAPDGLLSVLIGGADLGERLADSPALPLISATGSTRMGRAVAPRVAGRLGRTVLELGGNNAMIVTPSADIDMAVRGIVFGAVGTAGQRCTSLRRLIVHDDVYDVLLPKLIAAYRSIRIGDPRMAETLVGPLIDQSAADAMDKALQQAAAEGGVVHGGGPADDVPAGGVYRRPALVEMPEQNALVRDETFAPILYVLRYRDWETALHLQNDVPQGLSSCVFTTDVREAESFLSPTGSDTGLANVNIGPSGAEIGGAFGGEKDTGGGRESGSDAWKAYMRRQTATINYSRELPLAQGVRFDF
- a CDS encoding cache domain-containing protein, yielding MFSTTRFATMSLAAVLAFGIGAPASAGTDFGSHEDVMEILPDLVAFTQENGSDAAIAAMDDPDHRFGATSVGLMIWVDGSMGMHNKYPDLAGIDFSQLQDLRGNYVIEEFTAAAEAGGEYSLNYWPHYDDETEYEYHCYSTWVEEPDILATGCR
- a CDS encoding FAD-dependent oxidoreductase, which gives rise to MNRTDFSHVVVGGGVAGTFAAWRLAMSGAVDPSRIALFEMLPEIGGRLKSVALPGLGGVRRAELGGMRYLTSQPMVTNLVLDLQQRDPVNFETVPFAVDSRNNMAYVRNKYLRTPDLKDESKVPYDLAPLERGRDPLSLLTHALNCIVPDAVYKSEDEWEEIKRTFMVDGQPLYTLGLWNLLERVLSPEAYRFVHTACGYNTTVGNWNAADAIPWFVADFCAGAAFTSIRAGFDALPKRLLKEAIDKGITFRQQEVKGWEPLDSPYAGVRLNLADEESLTAEHLVLAMPKRSLDRLSMPRTSHFVSMTTSVTSLPMFKLFMGYPYPWWRQLGMKAGQTVTDLSLRQIYYWGSNYDGFFNDTPESTGGITNDDQNSLMMASYCDGREKNFWVPLTGNRHGSLAGIIDLRNHEDLSITNMVRTVQDQLRSIHAINYIPEPYVAAYANWSAEPFGGGWNSWNIGARSWEVKAGMLKPFDDMPVYVCGEAYSNQQGWVEGALQTTEEVLVKKLGLPATGWLPMKA
- a CDS encoding PQQ-dependent sugar dehydrogenase; the protein is MSTRFTIAHGVAAAAVLALHSGAAAADAARTFSAGDYEVRAVTVVDGLEHPWSMAFLPDGAVLVTERPGRLRIVRDGRLAPEPLSGVPEVVASGQGGLLDVVLHPDFEANSLVYLSYAAQGPGGATTAIARGRFDGEALVDTSTIFMAEAEGATGRHFGGRMVFDPDGYLYLTIGDRGEMDRAQDTGDHAGTTLRLRDDGSVPEQNPFVDDEAALPEIFTFGNRNGQGLAVHPDTGAVWQHEHGPRGGDEINVLRAGLNYGWPEVTYGIGYSGGQIAESATGPGFEPPLKHWTPSIAPSGMAFYTGDVFPVWQGDIFVGALAGQHLARVSFDGTQEVGEEQMMTDFGWRIRAVTQGPDGHLYLLVDAADAPMVRLERADP